One stretch of Rhinatrema bivittatum chromosome 8, aRhiBiv1.1, whole genome shotgun sequence DNA includes these proteins:
- the LOC115097563 gene encoding uncharacterized protein LOC115097563, producing the protein MADKDSQLEDKDTVSTSLIAVISSWETWQPSCKSDTRCSRSKNRVSKPATALVELGAGSKVESRQTAEKKFSQNLTIAQSLSLNLKNLYSLEINLPATSTPSSVLANSDTGLLCGVTAADSYPILINMDKGHGCTNIEKSKDLQLVSDEPSGLIRKVEGSDVAKNISNNGTDRVKLDDLSIRIEDERLQQAIPKLNPPPPIFRKRPPKISSEQEEESRSMKNGSITTLSNLHLTSFTNITSCSLSASEFESKTRGSATEISQVSSLENTDISPVKPPARLSFSNDISELKGIFYSMTGSYDNLQGPFSSGSSFGNSESPVKGLEQTESASDNTLPFSSVANETCLHISFSEDEMPDNDSDNTPRGQHQLYSIRNN; encoded by the exons CTTTGATCGCTGTGATATCGTCCTGGGAgacctggcagccatcttgtaaATCGGACACGCGCTGTTCAAGATCCAAGAATCGGGTCTCAAAGCCTGCAACGGCCCTCGTTGAGCTCG GAGCTGGAAGTAAGGTAGAGAGTCGACAGACAG CTGAAAAGAAGTTTTCACAAAATTTGACAATTGCTCAGTCTCTGTCACTTAACCTGAAGAACCTATACAGCCTGGAAATAAACCTTCCTGCCACCTCCACGCCATCCAGCGTCCTAGCCAACTCTGATACTGGCTTACTGTGTGGGGTCACTGCTGCTGATTCCTATCCAATTCTCATTAATATGGACAaaggccatggctgcaccaacATAGAGAAGAGCAAAGATCTCCAGCTGGTCTCAGATGAACCCAGTGGGCTcatcaggaaggtggagggttcTGATGTTGccaaaaacatttcaaataatGGAACAGACAGAGTGAAGTTGGATGATTTGAGTATCCGAATAGAAGATGAAAG ATTGCAGCAAGCTATCCCGAAACTAAACCCTCCTCCACCAATCTTCAGAAAAAGACCACCCAAGATCTCTTCAGAACAGGAGGAAGAATCGAGGTCAATGAAGAATGGAAGTATCACTACCCTTTCAAACCTCCACCTTACCAGCTTTACTAACATTACTTCCTGCTCACTTTCTGCCTCAGAGTTTGAATCCAAAACTAGGGGATCAGCAACAGAAATATCCCAGGTCTCTAGTCTTGAAAATACAGACATCTCCCCTGTCAAACCACCAGCTCGTTTGTCATTCAGCAATGATATTTCTGAATTGAAAGGAATTTTTTATTCCATGACTGGCAGCTATGATAATTTGCAAGGGCCGTTCTCTTCTGGATCTAGTTTTGGTAACAGTGAAAGCCCAGTTAAAGGCTTAGAGCAAACAGAATCTGCCAGTGACAATACGCTTCCATTTTCATCTGTGGCCAATGAAACTTGCTTACACATCAGCTTTTCCGAAGATGAAATGCCAGACAATGATTCGGACAACACCCCAAGAGGGCAACATCAGCTGTACTCAATTAGAAATAATTAA